A single Biomphalaria glabrata chromosome 2, xgBioGlab47.1, whole genome shotgun sequence DNA region contains:
- the LOC106056815 gene encoding uncharacterized protein LOC106056815: MVSQQLIPLFFLFFLLIKEGITLKCYSCSSEIANTSCLTPGPTTPTEECSGNQTMCRKIEQQIYYNKEDNTRILRQCATSGEVGECLERTGTFRYKSWYCQCKGELCNTANRIFTPFTIIVALLSLLGLRLVL; encoded by the exons ATGGTTTCTCAGCAGCTGATACccctttttttcctcttttttcttcttatcaaagaag gaatcACTTTGAAATGCTATTCATGCAGCAGTGAAATAGCAAATACAAGCTGTCTTACTCCTGGACCAACAACTCCTACAGAGGAATGTAGTGGCAATCAGACAATGTGCAGGAAGATAGAACAACAAA tttattacaataaagaGGACAACACCAGAATTTTAAGACAGTGTGCCACCAGTGGAGAAGTTGGGGAATGTTTAGAGAGAACTGGAACCTTTCGTTACAAATCTTGGTATTGCCAGTGCAAAGGTGAATTGTGTAACACTGCCAATAGAATTTTTACACCTTTTACAATAATAGTTGCTTTATTAAGCCTGTTAGGACTAAGACtagttttatga